Below is a genomic region from Flavobacteriales bacterium.
GAAGATAATACAGTATACCAAATTGTTGAGGATCAACCAGAATTTCCTGGAGGAATGGGAGAAATGATGAAGTTTCTTGCAACTGAAACAAAATATCCTCCTCAAGCAATTGACAACAATATTCAAGGTAGGGCTTTTATAAGTTTTACTGTTGAAAAAGATGGTAGTATTACTGATGTTCAATCTGCTGCTCCTCCTGGTAAAGAAGTTCATAAACTTTTGGTAAAAGAAGCTAAAAGAGTTGTTTCGAGTATGCCAAAAT
It encodes:
- a CDS encoding energy transducer TonB, which encodes PPPPPPPAPPEELEVLEEDDEEKADQIADFDQDSDETEVVDVPEEVEEEPEEDNTVYQIVEDQPEFPGGMGEMMKFLATETKYPPQAIDNNIQGRAFISFTVEKDGSITDVQSAAPPGKEVHKLLVKEAKRVVSSMPKWKPGKQRGKPVRVKYTVPVNFKIR